In Cloacibacillus sp., the genomic window CCGTTAATGGCCGAGCCCTCGGTCGTCATAAGATCGATGAGGCCGCTCTGCCCGGTCTTCATGTCTCCCATAATCGTGAACCTGCCGCCCGCGGTCACGTCGCCGCCCGCGTCCAGCAGCGAGGTGATTTTGCCAGCCTCGGCGTAAAGCGCGTAGCTGTCCGCTCCGCTAGCAGAGATGGCCACGCCGCCTTTGAACTCGATGGCGGTCGTATCGCCCGCCGTGTAAGCGCCGTGTGAGCCGGTCCCCGTCGTTGAGAGGGTTATGCCGTCGCCAGCGTTGATCTTGCCGTTTTTCCCGTAGTAATATCGGTAAATACTCTCAGTGGCGTTATATTCATTACCAAAGAGCGCGTGCGAGCCGTCGCCCTTCGTCTCTACCCTGGTGTTCGCGCCGATATCGACGGTGCTGTCGATGCCGGCCATGTATACTCCGTGGGAGCCGTTCCCGGCGGTGGTGATATGCGAATTGGCTCCCAGCGAAATATTGCCGGTCGTGTAATAGGCGCGCAGGCTGCCATTATATTCCTGCTGGCGCGTGGCCATATGGATGCCGTGCGACTGGTCGCCTTCGGTGGCAAGCGTCGTCCCGTTTCCCAAGGTGAGCTTGTTTTCCGCGGCGTATGAGGATGACGAGCCCGCGGCGCCGCCCATGTAGACGGCGGAGGAGTTGCTACCCAAACTTTGCAGCGTTGAGTCGCCGCCGATATCGACGTTGATGTTCCTATAGTTCCCTATTTTTAGTACGGCGGCATCGGCTCCTTTGGTCGTCCATACAGCCTTGCCTCCAATGGATGCGCGGCTTTCGTTGCCGTTTGTGTTGAGGACGTTCGCGCCTTTTCCGTTTGTCGTCCAGGTGGAGCCGCTGTCGACAGTCAGGCTGTTGCCGGTGCCGGAGAAATATGCTCCGTGGGCGGTCTCTCCGTTCGTGTTGATCTTACTGTTCTGCCCGATATTGATCTCACCGCCGTTGCTTCCTGACAGATATATAGCGTAAGAACGGTTATAGGTGGTCTCTATATCCAGGCCGCTGCCGATGTTCATCTTTGCGCCGTGGTTCGTCCTCAGTCCGAAGGCGTCGTTATATAACTGTCCCGTCCCCTGTTTGCCGTATATTCTGATCGTTAGATTGTCTCCCGCGACGAAAGAGCTGTAGCCGTTTAGATTAACGCCGTCGGCGCTGTCCCCATAGGCGATCAGCGTCCAGTCGTTGCCGACGCGTATCTGCGCCGTCGAGGTGGTATTGGCGGGGTTGGTCCGCACCACGTCCCCGGCGTCGGCCCCCGTTATCACAGTGACATTGTCTGCGTGGGTGATATCCAGAATATTGGCGCCGTTGGCGTATACGCCGTGATATTGGGGAAACGTCGTGTTGTTTGATACGTCTATGGTATCGCCGGTCTCAACATCTTCGCCGACCCACACCATGTTGTATATCGTTTTAGCGTCAGCCCTGATGATTCCGACAAGAATGATGCTGATGATTATACAGATTACGGTGCTTAGAATTGCCAGTTTTTTCAATTAAATCTCTCCCCTCTGACGCGTGGTCCTTTTACATCTCCTCATTTATCGCAATATGTGGAATAAATAAGCGTAAGTTCCTAAAATTTGTTATTGAAAGTGGAAGACATAATGTATATCTGCAGGATTAAATAAACTAAATTCATTGTATTTACATATACAATAGAGAAATGATTATTAACATGCAATTTTTATCATTTATGTCTGTCTATTAATGCTCACAAACGATACCGCCTCCTTAAAAAATATCGTTTAAAAGTAAAATTCCGCTATGAGGTCGTAATAAGCGATTTTTTACAATAAACCATTTTAAAAGATATATTTATAGAAAATAACATTTTTTTATATGCTATTTCCTATAATAACCTAACATAATATGCCTATTGGGCAATCGGTATTTTGTGCAGGATGACAGAGGCTGAGAATATGATGCTAAAAAAATAATGTTAATATGAGTTTTAACTTTAAAATATAATAATAAGGGTTTTTTGAGGCCCGCGGTGTGATTAAGTTCCCGCAGACACAGTTATACCGAAGGTGTGCGGTTTTTAGGTTTGTTTTTATATAGTTATGATTTTATGGGGGTACGGAAGCCTATCTATTACGAAATTGGCGGCGGTATGTCGGATAAAGCCGCATGAGGAGAGATATATTTTGCCGCTGCGGCGCGCTTAAAGGAGCGGCCGCCTCAGCAGCGCATCCTCCCACATACGGCAGCGCTCCCCGTCGCGGCCGGCGCAGGCGGGACTGGTGGAAAGCATCCGGCGGTATGGACGCGTGGGTTCGCCGAAATACTTTTTATACTTTGTAAAGGCGCAGGCGCCGTTGAATAATATCAGCGAGATATTGGGGTGGGCGGCAAGCAGCGCCGGGACGTCATTTGGCTCCTCGTCCCGTATCTTTCCGTCGAGGCTGCCCTCGCGCCGCGCGCACCTTATCGTATCCCACAGCGCGAGTCTGCGGCGCAGGATGAAATCGTAGCGTTCCGCGAACGAATCGGGCATCGTCTCGCCGTAGACGCTGTAAAGTATCTTCCAGAAACGGTTTTGCGGGTGAGCGTAATAGCGGCTC contains:
- a CDS encoding autotransporter outer membrane beta-barrel domain-containing protein is translated as MKKLAILSTVICIIISIILVGIIRADAKTIYNMVWVGEDVETGDTIDVSNNTTFPQYHGVYANGANILDITHADNVTVITGADAGDVVRTNPANTTSTAQIRVGNDWTLIAYGDSADGVNLNGYSSFVAGDNLTIRIYGKQGTGQLYNDAFGLRTNHGAKMNIGSGLDIETTYNRSYAIYLSGSNGGEINIGQNSKINTNGETAHGAYFSGTGNSLTVDSGSTWTTNGKGANVLNTNGNESRASIGGKAVWTTKGADAAVLKIGNYRNINVDIGGDSTLQSLGSNSSAVYMGGAAGSSSSYAAENKLTLGNGTTLATEGDQSHGIHMATRQQEYNGSLRAYYTTGNISLGANSHITTAGNGSHGVYMAGIDSTVDIGANTRVETKGDGSHALFGNEYNATESIYRYYYGKNGKINAGDGITLSTTGTGSHGAYTAGDTTAIEFKGGVAISASGADSYALYAEAGKITSLLDAGGDVTAGGRFTIMGDMKTGQSGLIDLMTTEGSAINGKAFAGDGNITLDMKGTHWRVTGDSDVTKITAGSGTNIDLSGAPLAAELHVGSLTTHAPANPDLYSTFTFKTDGVNELANRLVVEGTTDGYHKVSVVNDGSLETTGNERITLIEKADKGGSFSLTNTVELGAFQYGLRNNEDGRGRYDGQDGHYWELYSTGLAPVDPGKPDPIKPDEPEPKPKPESSNTASAAINTFAANYLLNYAETNTLIQRLGDLRFTENSNGAWFRAYDGKFDSNARSFVKDFDMNYGGLQAGYDRKLDKSWFKGGETYVGLFFGYGKGDLDYKDNGHGSGTAENKTLGLYATYVAKNGFYIDTIAKYVWSTNDFRVFDTAGTLVVGDDVDLGGFGASVEIGKRFHLKENSAGGRWYVEPQAQLSYLRQGSAYFNASNGLRIGVDDFNSLLGRLGALIGYETDRTNFYAKISYVKEFDGDLDIRYASGKHIAGESFGDSWWTYGVGVTHQVNPRNSLYFSLERSSGGVFTEDWAIRGGWCVTF
- a CDS encoding DNA-deoxyinosine glycosylase, which encodes MKYSFGPVINEGSQTLILGSLPGEKSLEMSRYYAHPQNRFWKILYSVYGETMPDSFAERYDFILRRRLALWDTIRCARREGSLDGKIRDEEPNDVPALLAAHPNISLILFNGACAFTKYKKYFGEPTRPYRRMLSTSPACAGRDGERCRMWEDALLRRPLL